Proteins co-encoded in one Gracilimonas sp. genomic window:
- a CDS encoding endo alpha-1,4 polygalactosaminidase has translation MALLFTQCNNTKQASFSMADHTPFGVCYAKVTPEQVQNYRMVIIEPDFYTEEEMDALRATGTKIIAYVTLGEVDANRWYYPRLAEIGFLGKNENWNSFFIDLESTEARRVILTEVLPAITEKGVDGLFLDTVDAVAPNTERAHLQPYMVQLIEGIRQRYPGLTIIQNAGAFLLGETGDDVDAFLTEALASDYDFENKRYRIRSAAEFNDRLEYLNHYSTQSGKPYFIVGFADSDTKRKQIKARLDTLGRPYFISNIGLSELPVQPDSVANTLKSGSS, from the coding sequence ATGGCACTTCTTTTTACACAGTGTAACAACACGAAACAGGCTTCCTTTTCGATGGCAGATCACACTCCATTTGGGGTTTGTTATGCTAAGGTAACACCGGAACAGGTGCAGAATTACCGCATGGTAATTATAGAGCCGGATTTTTATACCGAGGAAGAAATGGACGCTTTGCGTGCAACCGGCACAAAGATTATTGCCTATGTCACGCTTGGAGAAGTGGATGCTAACCGCTGGTATTATCCCCGTTTAGCCGAAATCGGTTTTCTGGGGAAAAATGAAAACTGGAATAGTTTTTTTATCGACCTGGAAAGTACTGAAGCCCGGCGGGTCATTTTAACAGAAGTTTTGCCGGCCATCACGGAAAAAGGTGTAGATGGTCTGTTCCTCGATACCGTTGATGCCGTAGCTCCGAACACAGAACGCGCACATTTACAGCCCTACATGGTTCAGCTGATCGAGGGAATCAGGCAGCGATACCCCGGGTTGACGATCATCCAGAATGCAGGAGCTTTTTTACTGGGAGAGACCGGCGATGATGTTGACGCTTTTTTAACCGAGGCACTCGCATCCGACTATGACTTTGAAAATAAACGGTATCGGATACGGTCTGCTGCAGAATTCAACGACCGGCTTGAATATTTGAACCACTATTCCACCCAAAGCGGTAAGCCGTATTTTATTGTAGGTTTTGCTGATTCTGATACCAAAAGAAAGCAAATTAAAGCCCGCCTGGATACTTTAGGGCGCCCATACTTTATTAGCAATATTGGTTTGAGTGAACTGCCCGTGCAGCCCGATTCAGTTGCCAACACCCTGAAATCCGGGAGCTCATGA
- a CDS encoding response regulator encodes MNYKVLVIDDDEPIHFMIKNLLKNEFTVLNAHNVQEAIDILSEKDVNLILSDIHMPGISGLEFLESIRLDEKKKKIPVLIMTNLPTVEKEQKAYDLGAADFIKKELLNNDRERVLEIIRMKIVTDIRITGLDEDQSKKKDRLVMKLMETAISGSFSDTVKTLGNGLNEIITNKFTGFWMVHDDQSKLLFMESKNSIKPDNVTDISGQKSFELLKESKEAYMSNHVFNDEQGFFVDFSKKEDLPAEITVPLFAISERELLMNNMNVPADAPMFGILLMKRSVLFSSTEFELVSRLIKQSGSILYRLYKKANS; translated from the coding sequence ATGAATTACAAGGTTTTAGTTATTGATGATGATGAACCGATTCATTTCATGATCAAAAACCTGCTTAAGAACGAGTTTACTGTTTTAAATGCGCACAATGTGCAGGAAGCCATTGATATTTTATCTGAAAAAGATGTCAATCTTATTCTTTCAGATATCCATATGCCGGGAATTTCAGGGCTCGAATTTTTGGAGTCTATTCGGTTGGATGAGAAGAAGAAGAAAATTCCCGTTTTAATAATGACGAACCTGCCAACGGTTGAGAAAGAGCAGAAAGCCTATGATTTGGGTGCGGCTGATTTCATCAAAAAAGAACTTTTGAATAACGACCGCGAACGGGTGCTCGAAATAATCCGAATGAAGATTGTGACGGATATACGCATAACCGGGCTGGACGAAGATCAGTCTAAAAAGAAAGACCGGCTGGTTATGAAGTTGATGGAGACGGCCATTTCCGGTTCGTTTTCTGATACAGTTAAAACGCTGGGTAATGGATTGAATGAAATCATTACGAATAAATTTACCGGCTTCTGGATGGTACACGATGACCAATCCAAATTATTATTTATGGAGTCTAAAAATTCAATAAAACCGGATAACGTTACCGATATAAGCGGGCAGAAGAGCTTTGAGCTCCTTAAAGAATCCAAAGAAGCCTACATGAGCAATCATGTGTTTAATGATGAGCAAGGCTTTTTTGTGGATTTCTCCAAGAAAGAAGATCTGCCTGCAGAAATTACGGTACCGTTGTTTGCGATAAGTGAGCGGGAGCTGTTAATGAATAATATGAACGTTCCGGCTGATGCCCCTATGTTTGGCATACTGCTAATGAAACGGTCGGTGCTGTTTTCATCCACTGAGTTTGAGCTTGTCTCCAGGTTAATTAAACAATCGGGATCTATTCTATATCGGCTATATAAAAAAGCGAACTCCTGA
- a CDS encoding HD domain-containing phosphohydrolase translates to MIKDVRSYIHTVGNRLSKAFSMEAFGTEQQLEFWELSAEHLSRKESPSFGDIVNWMDLLYRAPVHFVYRLQGDKLVLDRRHVLTRNILRDKNEEQEPHKQSQQQKEYIKDFEYQLQNLEKKMSMDEVFKEQGIASHSIGQCEHIPLFKKDGEQWGIYCAGPYTKSPDQITPKLSIVGRLLANWLINLDDEESNPQREYEQKIDDVVSDLGSGKLNTEGVAQIMLRYVVNGRKVESGCIVEFTPGGHKLLASIGMKEKVAGYFTAEGEKALYKDSDGNLSATEFGQEFLKQWGKQVDVEYFNGEHHSGFLMVEKTDKGGKLDVEGLLEEIGLSLANLFDYRYKNEHFSDQLMDGYYKMLRAIEQSREKTRFHTPRMVAFVQRFGMFFGLEDDEMEIIIKTAKLHDIGYVGAISIEPGKTIGGELSHPLIGANLVEQLSIHRDVLEGIKTHHEWVNGNGSPSGLKSESIPWTGKIIGLFEFVVDFVETYAGDDSKTDDEWLELLSKNLMERADVEFDMVLIPTAIQLLQALGWQECVRLGVEE, encoded by the coding sequence ATGATTAAAGACGTTCGAAGTTACATACATACTGTGGGCAATCGGCTTAGCAAGGCTTTCTCTATGGAGGCTTTCGGAACCGAGCAACAGCTTGAATTCTGGGAGTTATCGGCTGAACACCTGTCGCGAAAAGAAAGTCCCTCATTCGGCGATATCGTAAACTGGATGGATTTGCTGTACCGGGCCCCCGTACATTTTGTGTATAGATTGCAGGGCGATAAATTGGTGCTCGACCGGCGACATGTGCTTACCAGGAACATACTGCGTGATAAAAACGAAGAACAAGAGCCTCACAAACAATCACAACAGCAGAAAGAATACATAAAAGATTTCGAGTACCAGTTGCAGAACCTTGAAAAGAAAATGAGCATGGATGAGGTGTTTAAAGAGCAAGGGATAGCATCACATTCCATCGGACAGTGCGAGCATATTCCTCTGTTTAAAAAGGATGGAGAGCAATGGGGGATATACTGCGCAGGTCCGTACACGAAAAGCCCGGATCAAATCACCCCAAAACTATCGATTGTGGGTAGATTGCTGGCCAACTGGCTCATCAACCTCGATGATGAAGAGAGTAACCCGCAGCGCGAATATGAGCAGAAAATCGACGATGTAGTTTCGGATTTGGGCAGCGGGAAGTTGAATACGGAAGGGGTTGCCCAGATTATGCTGAGGTATGTAGTTAATGGAAGAAAAGTAGAATCCGGATGTATCGTTGAGTTTACCCCGGGCGGGCATAAATTGCTTGCCTCTATTGGTATGAAGGAAAAAGTAGCCGGTTATTTTACGGCTGAAGGAGAAAAAGCCCTCTATAAAGATAGTGACGGCAATCTCTCGGCTACCGAATTCGGACAAGAGTTTCTAAAACAGTGGGGTAAGCAGGTTGATGTCGAGTATTTTAACGGAGAGCATCATTCAGGATTTCTAATGGTTGAGAAAACCGACAAAGGAGGAAAGCTTGATGTTGAAGGACTGTTAGAAGAAATCGGACTGTCGCTGGCCAACCTCTTTGACTACCGGTATAAAAATGAGCATTTCTCAGATCAGCTTATGGATGGTTATTACAAGATGTTACGCGCCATCGAGCAAAGCCGGGAGAAAACCCGTTTTCACACCCCAAGAATGGTTGCTTTTGTGCAGCGATTCGGAATGTTTTTTGGTCTGGAAGATGACGAGATGGAGATTATCATCAAAACAGCCAAGCTTCATGATATCGGCTATGTGGGGGCTATAAGTATTGAGCCGGGTAAAACAATTGGAGGTGAGCTTTCACATCCTCTCATTGGGGCTAACTTGGTTGAGCAGCTCTCGATACACCGTGATGTGCTTGAGGGAATAAAAACCCACCACGAATGGGTAAACGGAAACGGTTCTCCTTCCGGGTTGAAATCTGAAAGCATTCCGTGGACGGGGAAAATTATCGGCTTGTTTGAGTTTGTGGTGGATTTCGTAGAAACATATGCCGGTGATGACTCCAAAACCGACGACGAATGGCTCGAGTTATTATCGAAGAACCTGATGGAACGTGCCGATGTGGAATTTGATATGGTATTGATTCCAACGGCCATTCAGCTTTTACAGGCCTTAGGATGGCAAGAATGTGTGAGGTTAGGTGTTGAAGAATGA
- the pelF gene encoding GT4 family glycosyltransferase PelF: MSKDKPYVLFETEGSYPYSGGGVSTWSHILCTELVEKVDFELLAITGNPYVETRYRLPENIRRITHIPLWGVDEPSDYYDDRRPFSYQIEKKSRVSKKVINTYFKPIFEDFIECLFDPYTDVQRISDILYGLWKYFQYYDYKQTLRQPLLWTGFKQSLINNFEASDLSYNEQPRVFDITFGMRWLYHFLMPVAAPISDEIDVTHATLAGFPALISIAAKYEKGIPSMVTDHGVYMRERLINVGQADMPFFSKKLLVDLSTMVSRAVYYTADQISPVTTANKDWEKRFEAAEENIIPIYNGVNTDLFKPTPKPRQTQGVPTVIAVAQVFPLKDIETMIRAADIVRKEIPEVQFKVYGSLEVDKEYVARCKALVSELQLEDTFQFGGFHDQPSMIFNEGDISILTSISEGFPYTVIESMSCGRPVVATDVGGIRDALEGCGILCKPRDPQDIAKGVVTLLIDDDLRLELGRKARDRVLLTFTTEKSVNAYYDSYTKLAAKERSPWKERVKVKSVLKLLDHVKEKEFEYA, from the coding sequence GTGAGCAAAGACAAACCATATGTGCTGTTCGAGACTGAAGGTTCATATCCTTACAGCGGGGGCGGTGTGTCTACATGGTCGCATATCTTGTGCACAGAGCTGGTAGAGAAGGTAGATTTTGAACTGTTGGCCATTACCGGTAATCCCTATGTTGAAACCCGGTATCGACTGCCTGAAAACATACGAAGGATAACTCACATACCTCTGTGGGGAGTTGATGAGCCCTCAGACTATTACGATGACCGCCGTCCGTTTTCTTATCAAATTGAAAAGAAGTCGCGGGTATCTAAGAAGGTCATTAACACCTATTTCAAGCCTATTTTTGAAGACTTCATCGAATGCCTTTTTGATCCTTATACCGATGTACAGCGCATCAGTGATATCCTGTATGGGCTTTGGAAATACTTTCAATACTACGACTACAAACAAACCCTGAGGCAGCCTTTATTGTGGACCGGGTTTAAACAGTCGCTCATTAACAATTTTGAAGCGTCTGATTTGTCGTATAACGAACAGCCCCGGGTATTTGACATTACCTTTGGCATGCGCTGGTTGTATCATTTTTTAATGCCCGTTGCGGCACCCATTTCGGATGAAATAGATGTTACCCATGCAACCCTGGCCGGTTTCCCTGCGCTAATCTCCATTGCTGCTAAATACGAGAAAGGCATCCCAAGCATGGTAACCGATCACGGGGTGTATATGCGGGAGCGATTGATCAATGTAGGGCAGGCCGATATGCCTTTCTTTTCAAAAAAATTACTCGTGGATCTTTCAACCATGGTAAGCCGGGCAGTGTATTATACTGCCGACCAGATTTCGCCGGTTACAACAGCTAACAAGGATTGGGAAAAACGGTTTGAGGCGGCTGAGGAAAATATAATACCTATTTACAACGGGGTGAATACGGATCTGTTTAAGCCAACCCCAAAACCAAGGCAAACACAGGGCGTGCCAACTGTGATCGCTGTAGCTCAGGTTTTTCCCTTAAAAGATATCGAGACGATGATCAGAGCTGCTGATATCGTTCGAAAAGAGATCCCGGAGGTTCAATTCAAGGTATATGGAAGTCTTGAAGTGGATAAAGAATATGTAGCCAGGTGCAAGGCGTTGGTTTCAGAATTGCAGCTGGAGGACACTTTTCAATTTGGGGGATTCCACGATCAGCCCAGTATGATTTTCAATGAAGGCGATATCTCCATTTTAACTTCCATCTCGGAAGGATTCCCGTACACCGTGATTGAATCTATGAGCTGTGGCCGTCCGGTTGTGGCCACCGATGTGGGAGGGATACGGGACGCCCTTGAAGGGTGTGGAATTTTATGCAAGCCACGCGATCCGCAAGATATTGCAAAAGGGGTGGTTACATTGCTAATTGACGATGATTTACGGCTTGAGCTGGGCAGGAAAGCCCGGGACCGTGTATTGCTTACATTCACAACAGAAAAGTCGGTGAATGCGTATTACGACTCCTACACGAAGCTCGCCGCCAAAGAACGTTCGCCGTGGAAAGAACGCGTTAAGGTTAAATCGGTGCTGAAGTTGTTAGACCATGTGAAAGAAAAGGAGTTTGAGTATGCCTGA
- a CDS encoding DUF3492 domain-containing protein, whose product MKVLLIIEGTYPWYRGGVSEWVYRYLSHLQEFDFTILQIATDEFQGLNPSEALYPLTDNINDFIRISPPELGSDTSAHLEHWYDQALSNHTLSDSEFDLVHVTNTGFAGWLGSRLANQIDTPLLLTEHAIYWKEIEMGAVALECGYKIPEGSRDKINMMSSFKELALYTYKNAEQVVTVSESNIPYQKELGATDIIYIPNGIPASWLRSEKSRADRPVIGWVGRCAEMKNPLAFFELVDGFKGHSITPKFRMLLSDANENELEKQVRSVCKDYPEVECIWNQPAKNFFSDFDFLSITSHNESQPLVMLEALAHKALPVGFRVGDLTEKYGLVSPPGSSLEGLAGKITRLWNNRLHFNRYVNTRFERVKENHTWEQIFSDYETLMKNMSRVEEAAEE is encoded by the coding sequence ATGAAAGTTCTGCTCATTATAGAAGGGACCTATCCGTGGTACAGAGGGGGTGTAAGCGAATGGGTTTACCGCTATCTTAGCCATTTGCAGGAATTTGATTTTACAATCTTACAGATCGCTACGGATGAATTTCAGGGATTGAACCCTTCTGAAGCACTGTATCCTTTAACCGACAATATCAACGATTTCATCCGGATTTCACCCCCTGAATTGGGAAGTGATACTTCAGCTCACCTGGAACATTGGTACGATCAGGCATTGTCGAACCATACACTTTCGGATTCAGAGTTTGATCTTGTACATGTAACCAATACCGGTTTTGCCGGTTGGCTGGGTAGTAGATTGGCTAATCAAATAGACACGCCGCTTCTATTGACAGAACACGCCATTTACTGGAAGGAGATCGAAATGGGAGCGGTTGCGCTGGAATGCGGATATAAAATTCCAGAAGGCAGCCGTGATAAAATCAATATGATGTCCTCTTTCAAAGAACTTGCTTTATACACGTATAAGAATGCCGAGCAAGTGGTTACGGTTTCCGAATCGAATATTCCATATCAAAAAGAATTGGGCGCAACGGACATCATATATATCCCAAACGGAATCCCGGCTTCCTGGCTCAGATCGGAGAAAAGCAGAGCGGATCGGCCGGTAATTGGTTGGGTGGGGCGATGCGCAGAAATGAAGAATCCACTTGCTTTTTTTGAGTTGGTGGATGGGTTCAAAGGGCACAGTATCACTCCTAAATTTCGAATGCTATTAAGTGATGCCAATGAAAACGAGCTTGAAAAGCAGGTTAGATCTGTTTGCAAGGATTATCCGGAAGTGGAATGTATTTGGAACCAGCCAGCCAAAAACTTTTTTAGTGATTTTGATTTTTTGTCGATAACCAGCCACAACGAATCTCAGCCACTGGTAATGTTAGAGGCTTTAGCTCATAAAGCGTTACCCGTTGGGTTTCGTGTAGGTGATTTAACCGAAAAATATGGCCTTGTTTCGCCCCCTGGTTCTTCTTTGGAAGGCCTGGCGGGAAAAATAACAAGGCTTTGGAATAATCGGCTACATTTTAATCGGTACGTTAATACCCGATTTGAAAGGGTAAAAGAAAATCATACCTGGGAACAGATATTTTCTGACTATGAGACATTAATGAAGAATATGAGCCGGGTGGAGGAAGCAGCAGAAGAGTGA
- a CDS encoding DUF2194 domain-containing protein, with product MAIVSGCQQNGSFRGFSGIEVSSNSPLVMVIKNQGSGFSAEVSEQVQKALDYTKIPYFTIDFGILTQEFAIPQSVRSLIVTSERIQELSDAEIEEIVEFVTRGNSLVVIGPINNPRFSFLQGIKQDANFDADSINVGFRLKGDAFPGMQNRQYNPNGLLPHYGLDRKDFSDDISILASTATDPDQPFIISNKIGLGEVVTVNSFVVGGKIYRGILFSSILRGLQGIPYQVADVSTIFLDDFPAPLYNEKLPPIDEEYDVTHTEFVSKIWWPDMVALADSFDITYSAMTAFNYNANVVPPFDFQEWRQGSIIFNDKIIQGSIFLANSIKNTRHELAFHGYNHFSLWSEDWDNMNFMVSALQAARKRWRIDGLGPLPTNYVPPTNQIDSIGIQAIVKGMPSIEYMSSLYFGDRSEGRGREFDPDPYAPSALFNYPRISSGFTMNENSLMDQHGLQLLTGIWNHFVHPDDVFQVTQRREDEFSSRNPLGLGWKSDPEYGYGLYQLLSRRVKHTYQHYPNNRFVAATLGGKKTEDWRQRLSNYSLDGPSIKINTGYRNNYVPKFPNDNTHWYMYVTQEQVREVESTLNKQGLSYSRTGIWDGYLYQFKVSTDVFFVPNFDKSFYYDRQFVNSLVRDQIDNFRQYSLIASDGSVFDSGNWRDTRMEDAVRTWRQNPTVANQEQLISLSVEFNQISRAIDILEDRLLRNDVWVQDDIDRLLTYYGWEGMQSRAELFLERLWEVHRSGKVIALKNQVVAALGLFGEDFERRWRLRALELAPDDYETLLSYTKSIESQENWPEMKKNLRKLLDMRPQTDSLYAFTVQRSIYYASPDSTMALVEEFPDYAYDQLTPFASNLALMYGFEANEYERALFWANNAPDFEEQLKLFWLSQLNLDALYLAKANELVTNDPDNADLRSFVGSNLFYEGFEEQSYNTLYPLFENGREKGLAADTLIRNEIGFKPYEMKKSFFRKYPKFFDPDQRKSIRDEYRWTEGVRASLFGEYRNDNFDNTFARGGLSVQFGNRRQNTHTIKSEYLVFSDDNLTGNGTLNYQGGGYQFTHRSDNQQFEFRIGPTVLVDGSEFIPEGLIGMSFSKDSAFTSIELTGGAELTSTSLQNDYYQAQLQLYRQDYFFSGNVVSALSATGKYYTNDVFRYGGQIRLFLDLMETKFRVRPVGEVSYADATESFLSGIPYYTPDQYFAQGIGLDFRYRNPDNFDYRTQLTGEIFGKHERREGFFYSGRIQLEHKFKNFWQISIGSEISTSDVYRSNRFFFTISHYFPRKLRPRN from the coding sequence GTGGCTATAGTATCAGGCTGCCAGCAAAACGGTTCGTTCAGAGGATTTTCCGGGATTGAAGTATCATCTAACTCTCCTTTAGTAATGGTGATTAAGAATCAGGGAAGTGGTTTCAGTGCTGAGGTATCCGAGCAGGTTCAGAAGGCACTCGATTACACCAAGATTCCCTATTTCACCATCGACTTTGGAATTTTAACCCAGGAATTTGCCATTCCACAGTCGGTACGAAGCCTGATCGTGACCTCTGAGCGTATTCAGGAGTTATCGGATGCTGAGATTGAGGAGATAGTTGAGTTTGTTACGCGTGGGAATTCCCTTGTAGTTATCGGGCCGATTAATAACCCTCGTTTTTCGTTTCTGCAGGGCATTAAACAGGATGCTAACTTTGACGCAGATTCTATAAATGTGGGTTTCCGGTTAAAGGGAGACGCTTTTCCGGGAATGCAGAACAGGCAATATAATCCAAACGGATTGCTGCCTCATTATGGATTGGATAGGAAAGACTTCAGCGACGATATCTCGATTTTAGCAAGTACTGCAACGGATCCTGATCAACCTTTCATTATTTCGAATAAAATTGGGCTGGGTGAAGTAGTTACGGTGAACAGTTTTGTGGTTGGAGGAAAGATTTATCGGGGAATTCTTTTCTCTTCCATACTCCGGGGATTGCAGGGAATTCCATATCAGGTGGCCGATGTGAGTACAATTTTTCTGGATGACTTCCCCGCACCACTGTATAACGAAAAGCTGCCACCCATTGATGAAGAGTATGATGTTACACACACCGAGTTTGTAAGTAAAATCTGGTGGCCGGATATGGTAGCCTTAGCCGATTCTTTCGATATTACTTACTCAGCAATGACCGCATTCAATTATAATGCGAATGTAGTGCCGCCTTTCGACTTCCAGGAATGGAGGCAGGGCTCCATTATCTTTAACGACAAAATTATACAGGGGAGTATTTTTCTGGCCAACAGTATAAAAAACACCCGCCACGAACTGGCATTTCATGGGTATAATCACTTTTCGCTGTGGTCCGAGGATTGGGATAATATGAACTTCATGGTGTCGGCGCTTCAGGCGGCCCGCAAGCGATGGAGGATTGATGGTTTAGGGCCTTTACCAACAAATTATGTGCCCCCAACAAATCAAATAGATTCCATTGGCATCCAGGCTATTGTAAAAGGTATGCCGAGTATTGAATATATGAGTTCTCTCTATTTTGGGGATCGTTCAGAAGGGCGGGGACGGGAATTTGACCCTGATCCCTATGCTCCATCGGCCTTATTCAACTACCCCCGGATAAGCAGTGGTTTTACCATGAATGAGAATTCCCTGATGGATCAGCATGGCCTGCAACTGCTTACCGGAATCTGGAATCATTTTGTGCATCCCGATGATGTTTTTCAGGTTACCCAGCGGAGAGAAGACGAATTCTCGAGTCGAAATCCTTTGGGACTTGGCTGGAAATCAGATCCGGAATACGGGTATGGTTTATATCAGCTTTTAAGCCGAAGAGTCAAACACACATACCAACACTATCCCAATAATAGATTTGTAGCTGCAACACTGGGGGGCAAAAAAACCGAAGACTGGAGGCAGCGGCTTTCCAACTATTCCTTAGACGGCCCGTCCATCAAAATTAATACCGGATACAGAAATAATTACGTACCAAAGTTTCCAAATGATAACACACACTGGTACATGTATGTTACCCAAGAGCAGGTTAGGGAAGTGGAGAGCACCCTGAACAAACAAGGCCTGAGCTACAGCAGAACCGGAATTTGGGATGGATATCTCTATCAGTTCAAAGTTTCAACTGATGTGTTTTTCGTCCCCAATTTTGATAAGAGTTTTTACTATGACCGGCAGTTCGTCAATAGCCTGGTCAGAGATCAAATCGATAACTTTCGTCAGTATAGCCTCATTGCATCCGATGGTTCTGTCTTCGATTCAGGTAATTGGCGGGATACACGGATGGAAGATGCTGTTAGGACGTGGCGGCAAAATCCAACGGTTGCAAATCAGGAACAGCTTATTTCGTTAAGCGTAGAATTCAATCAGATTTCCCGCGCCATTGATATTCTTGAAGATCGACTATTGCGGAATGATGTGTGGGTTCAGGATGATATTGATCGCCTGTTAACTTATTACGGTTGGGAAGGGATGCAGTCCCGGGCTGAACTTTTCCTGGAAAGATTATGGGAAGTACATCGTTCGGGTAAAGTTATAGCACTTAAGAATCAGGTTGTAGCCGCACTTGGGCTCTTTGGTGAAGACTTTGAACGCCGGTGGAGATTGAGGGCCTTAGAGCTTGCCCCCGACGACTATGAGACGCTGCTGAGTTATACAAAGTCCATTGAATCGCAGGAAAACTGGCCGGAAATGAAAAAGAATTTGCGGAAGCTGTTGGATATGCGTCCCCAAACAGATTCCCTATATGCCTTCACCGTTCAGCGATCTATTTATTATGCAAGCCCGGACAGCACGATGGCTCTTGTGGAAGAGTTTCCCGATTACGCCTATGATCAACTTACCCCGTTTGCTTCCAACTTAGCGCTCATGTACGGTTTTGAAGCCAATGAGTATGAGAGAGCTTTGTTCTGGGCCAATAACGCTCCGGACTTTGAAGAGCAGTTAAAGCTATTCTGGCTTTCACAGCTCAATCTGGATGCACTGTATCTGGCCAAAGCCAACGAGCTGGTAACCAACGATCCTGACAATGCCGATCTCCGATCTTTTGTTGGGTCTAATTTATTTTATGAAGGTTTTGAAGAGCAGTCGTACAACACTTTATATCCGCTCTTTGAAAATGGCCGGGAAAAAGGACTGGCTGCCGATACGCTGATCAGAAATGAAATTGGCTTTAAACCGTATGAAATGAAAAAAAGCTTCTTCCGAAAATACCCGAAGTTCTTTGACCCCGATCAGCGGAAGTCAATCAGGGACGAATACAGATGGACAGAAGGCGTAAGAGCTTCCCTGTTTGGAGAATACAGAAACGATAACTTCGACAACACCTTTGCCCGTGGAGGACTTTCTGTTCAATTTGGAAACCGAAGACAGAACACTCACACTATCAAATCAGAGTACCTGGTTTTTTCAGATGATAACCTTACCGGAAATGGAACATTAAATTATCAGGGTGGGGGATATCAATTTACACATCGATCTGATAATCAACAGTTTGAATTTCGAATAGGCCCAACCGTACTGGTTGATGGCAGTGAATTCATTCCTGAAGGACTCATCGGAATGAGTTTCAGCAAAGACTCAGCATTTACTTCCATTGAGTTAACAGGAGGGGCTGAGCTCACGTCCACTTCACTCCAAAACGACTACTATCAGGCTCAGCTTCAGCTGTACCGGCAGGATTATTTTTTTAGTGGGAACGTAGTAAGCGCCCTGTCAGCAACCGGTAAATATTATACCAATGATGTGTTCAGGTACGGAGGGCAAATCCGACTGTTCCTTGATTTAATGGAGACCAAATTCAGGGTCAGGCCTGTGGGTGAAGTGAGTTATGCCGATGCTACAGAAAGCTTCTTATCAGGTATACCATATTACACCCCCGATCAATATTTTGCCCAGGGTATTGGACTTGATTTCAGGTACCGCAACCCCGATAACTTTGATTATCGTACTCAGCTTACGGGTGAGATTTTTGGTAAACACGAACGAAGAGAAGGCTTCTTTTACTCAGGAAGAATTCAGCTCGAACATAAATTCAAAAACTTCTGGCAGATCAGTATTGGAAGTGAGATATCCACCAGCGACGTGTATCGATCAAATCGGTTTTTCTTCACTATTTCTCATTACTTTCCCAGAAAGTTAAGACCCAGAAATTAG